One Desulfobacterales bacterium genomic window carries:
- a CDS encoding AI-2E family transporter, with protein sequence MDKITVHKWVLLLLVLFISALFLSMISQFLMAIFLAGIFSALSLPLYRRFVKGFRGRRRWAAAACILLIVFVVLIPLTGLLGIVTSQAIKVGETARPWVEHQLSEPDNISNFLKTVPFIDRVEPYRNQILTKAGEMVGHVSTFLINRLSSVTLGTVNFLFMLFVMLYAMYFFLLDGDKLIFKILYYLPLEDRDEQRILDRFTSVTRATLKGTAVIGILQGALAGLAFAAAGIPSAVFWGAIMAVLSIIPNIGSAIVWVPAAIILAATGHVAKAIGLALFCAIIVGSMDNLLRPVLVGKDTQMHELMIFLGTLGGIFMFGMVGIITGPIIAALFVTIWDIYGVAFKDILPDITESEPDRPGRNDDK encoded by the coding sequence ATGGATAAAATAACGGTTCACAAATGGGTATTGCTTCTGCTGGTATTGTTCATATCAGCCCTTTTCCTGTCGATGATCAGTCAGTTTTTGATGGCCATCTTTTTAGCCGGTATTTTTTCCGCGCTTTCCCTGCCCCTGTACCGCCGTTTTGTCAAAGGGTTCAGGGGACGGCGCCGATGGGCCGCCGCTGCCTGCATCCTGCTCATTGTATTTGTGGTTCTGATTCCGCTCACCGGATTGCTGGGCATCGTCACTTCTCAGGCCATCAAGGTGGGTGAAACAGCCAGGCCATGGGTAGAGCATCAACTTTCCGAACCGGACAACATCTCCAATTTTTTAAAAACCGTGCCGTTTATCGACCGGGTCGAGCCCTACCGGAATCAAATCCTCACGAAAGCCGGTGAGATGGTGGGACATGTCAGCACGTTTCTGATCAACCGCCTCTCATCGGTTACACTCGGAACGGTTAACTTCCTGTTCATGCTGTTTGTAATGCTTTATGCGATGTATTTTTTCCTGCTGGACGGAGATAAATTAATTTTCAAAATTCTTTACTATCTGCCGCTGGAAGATCGTGACGAGCAGCGCATTCTGGACAGATTCACGTCCGTCACCCGGGCCACGCTTAAAGGAACCGCGGTCATCGGTATCCTGCAGGGTGCTCTGGCCGGACTGGCCTTTGCTGCAGCCGGCATCCCCAGCGCGGTCTTCTGGGGAGCGATCATGGCTGTCCTGTCGATTATACCCAACATCGGATCGGCAATTGTCTGGGTGCCTGCCGCAATTATCCTGGCGGCCACGGGGCACGTTGCCAAGGCCATCGGGCTGGCCCTGTTTTGCGCAATCATCGTGGGCAGCATGGATAATTTACTTCGCCCGGTGCTTGTCGGCAAAGACACTCAAATGCATGAACTGATGATTTTTCTGGGAACATTGGGGGGTATTTTCATGTTCGGCATGGTGGGGATCATCACCGGCCCCATAATTGCGGCATTATTCGTTACAATCTGGGATATTTATGGCGTGGCCTTCAAGGACATTTTACCCGATATTACAGAATCAGAGCCGGATAGACCTGGCCGGAACGACGACAAATAA
- a CDS encoding DUF190 domain-containing protein, whose protein sequence is MHHPTETQLLRIFIGESDKFGRRLLYEAIVEEAQQHGISGATVLRGIMGFGADKQLRTAKLLRLSEDLPIVIEIVDTSERIASLLPTLNTMIPKGLLTLETIHCITFPKTNM, encoded by the coding sequence ATGCATCACCCAACGGAAACACAGCTGCTTCGAATATTTATTGGCGAGAGTGACAAATTCGGGCGTCGTCTCTTATACGAGGCTATTGTCGAAGAGGCCCAGCAGCACGGAATAAGTGGTGCCACTGTCCTGCGCGGCATCATGGGATTCGGGGCCGACAAGCAGCTGCGCACGGCCAAGCTCCTTCGCCTGTCGGAGGACCTGCCGATTGTGATCGAAATCGTGGACACTTCGGAACGAATCGCCAGCCTGCTGCCAACGCTTAACACAATGATTCCGAAGGGCCTGCTCACCCTGGAAACAATCCATTGTATCACTTTCCCCAAAACCAATATGTGA
- a CDS encoding CrcB family protein, translating into MLEKLIGIGIAGACGTLARYWLSGSVYRWLGRGFPWGTAVVNIFGCFLFGIVLSIAGERWAISSEMRTIILTGFMGAFTTFSTFASETGQLLAGAELLAGLGNIVFQIVAGVGFFVLGQAIGRTI; encoded by the coding sequence ATGTTAGAAAAATTGATTGGGATTGGCATTGCCGGCGCCTGCGGTACTCTGGCCCGGTACTGGTTATCCGGATCTGTCTATCGGTGGCTGGGCCGGGGGTTTCCCTGGGGAACGGCTGTTGTCAACATCTTCGGCTGCTTTCTTTTCGGCATCGTACTTTCCATCGCGGGCGAACGATGGGCCATCAGTTCCGAAATGCGCACCATCATCCTGACCGGATTCATGGGCGCCTTTACCACATTTTCCACATTTGCATCCGAGACCGGTCAGCTACTGGCCGGTGCGGAGCTTCTGGCAGGTTTGGGCAATATCGTATTTCAGATTGTGGCCGGGGTCGGATTTTTTGTACTCGGCCAGGCGATCGGCAGAACCATTTAA
- a CDS encoding 2-dehydropantoate 2-reductase: MKTVVFAAGGVGGYFGARLARAGHDVIFMARGQHLQAMKSGGLKINSIQGDFQLSSVQCTDNPSETGIVDLVIVAVKSWQLTEVGNAMRPMIGPDTIVLPLLNGVEAPDQLAQILGESHVLGGLCNIMSMIAGPGHIRHLGIEPYIAIGELDNTPTQRTRDILRILEQAGIKAAIPDSIRAAMWKKFLFICTFSGVGAITRAPIGVIRSLPETRGLLETSLTEIYQLARALDIPIHKNLIERSMGFFDALPVQGTASMQRDIMKQRPSELEAQNGAVVRLARSARVDVPLNNFIYASLLPGELSTRGQLPGR; the protein is encoded by the coding sequence ATGAAGACAGTCGTATTTGCAGCCGGCGGAGTCGGCGGCTATTTCGGGGCACGCCTGGCCCGGGCCGGTCACGACGTGATATTCATGGCACGGGGGCAACATCTTCAGGCCATGAAATCCGGGGGACTGAAAATCAACAGTATCCAGGGAGATTTTCAACTGAGTTCGGTTCAGTGTACCGATAACCCCAGCGAAACGGGCATCGTGGATCTGGTCATCGTGGCGGTCAAATCCTGGCAGCTCACGGAGGTCGGCAATGCCATGCGCCCGATGATCGGACCGGACACAATCGTGCTGCCCCTTCTCAACGGCGTGGAAGCTCCGGATCAACTGGCGCAAATCCTGGGGGAAAGCCATGTGCTGGGAGGATTGTGTAACATTATGAGCATGATTGCCGGGCCGGGCCATATCCGCCACTTAGGGATTGAACCATATATCGCCATAGGAGAGCTGGACAATACCCCGACCCAAAGAACCCGGGACATACTTCGAATACTCGAGCAGGCGGGCATCAAGGCAGCCATCCCGGACAGCATACGGGCGGCCATGTGGAAAAAATTTTTGTTCATCTGTACCTTCAGCGGCGTGGGCGCCATCACCCGTGCACCGATCGGTGTCATCCGATCGCTCCCGGAAACCCGGGGGTTGCTGGAAACATCCCTGACAGAAATTTACCAACTCGCTCGTGCGCTCGACATTCCGATCCATAAAAACCTTATCGAACGCTCCATGGGATTCTTTGATGCCCTGCCCGTCCAGGGCACCGCATCCATGCAGCGGGATATCATGAAACAGCGCCCCTCCGAACTGGAGGCCCAAAATGGAGCGGTGGTCCGTCTGGCACGCTCAGCCCGCGTCGACGTCCCGCTGAATAATTTCATCTATGCGTCACTGCTTCCCGGAGAGCTCTCGACACGAGGGCAACTGCCCGGCAGGTAA